Within Citrus sinensis cultivar Valencia sweet orange chromosome 1, DVS_A1.0, whole genome shotgun sequence, the genomic segment ttaaaaataatacacgATAAAATACACCACATTAcagtgtatttttttttaaatcttttagcTTATCCTTCATCCTAATATgttaagattttgaaaaattattattattatcattacaTATTCACAATTTTAGTTGACTTCATTAAAAAGTTTAATGAATTTACATACGCGCTTGTATGATTATTTggtgttgtttttgttttattaagttatccttaaattttaaatttatgtagaAAGTcagatattatttattttttttgagatattttttaaaaaatgatttacatttatttaattgaaaaacttattttgcgctcaataaattataaagtaaactaattataaattcatGGAAAAGTATTTTGAACtattgtttaaataataaggatgaaataagttattgtttaaaaagtaAGGGCGAAATGTGCTATTATATCAAATCGCAAGgatgaaaatagattttttgcCTAAATAGAAATTATGTGTCTATCACTTTCCTTCATTTTGAATCCTCATCAAATAGTCACTGTTTTCTAGCGAAAGAAAATGTGGACATATTTGGAAGTAGCATAAATTTACGGTACAATTCCATTGTATACTTTCtcattcattaaaattttgttttgtgcatttatttttacataattaGCTAAGTTGTACACATccaacaaatgaaaaattatctactaaaaagtattcaaaactacacatgacataattttattttatatgaaattttttatcaatacaATAGATATGCGTAGTGGTGGTCATAATTGAAGCAATTCTAAAAAAATCGGTTTGATTCAGTTTTTTCAGTTctgatttgatatttttccttgtaaaactatgaaataaattcGAAACCAAATTAGAAATTTTGGTTCGGTTCTCAGTTTAAATTCTCAGAAtcggaattttaaaaaaaaagtcaatattttttatattgcaTGATTTAAGAggacataaaataataaaaaaataaattttgtgagaaaattaaaaaaaattgtaaatacgTGAAGAATCGAATTGAACCGAACATTTCGATTTCGGTTTAGTTCCTTCCAAATACGATTCTTAGTAATTTAATACGGAACTAAAATTCTTAGGAATTTAATACTAAGCCAAACCGATAATGTTTTGAAACTTTTATGTACGTGGCCCCTCTCAAGATACGTGACAAGCGTCAAATTGGGGTAAAAGCctatttagtccctgtattttaagattaCTGTCCATTTAGTCAtcgtatttttaaaaataccttgAAACATCCCTACCGTTAAAGTATTAATACCTataccgttactttttatttcttttggcctacttttacaatattactcttttataataattttttttgtttggacattaataaaaataaataaattaccaatttaaccctaaaaaagtatattaatttttttgcaagcactaTTTGCACACTTGAtagtttgcatacaatttttgacaatttaatttttgacaattaaaaattaatataatttttttttatttttaaggttaaattagtaatttaattattttatttttattaatgtccaaaaaaatattataaaaagtaatggtagggtatcaatactttaacggcagGAATATttcgaggtatttttaaaaatacaaaagttaaataaatactaattttaaaatatagggaaTAAATTTACCCATCGAATTGCAAGCAAAATAACAATACAAtgtttttttactttttttatacaCAGTTTGTAAAgcttttaaaatgttttgtaGACGACACGTCATTTCCTCGTATTCCGACTGTAATTACTCATCGGTTTTATTGACAGTTAACCGCAAATACcggtaaaatatgtaaaacCGTTGGTAGAGCTGACGCCTGACGGCATGCTGAGGAGATATCTCGCTAATATAAGTACTTGTATTTATGATAGGCCAACGCACTTATCACCAACAGTTGAAAACTGATTGCGGACCTTCAAAGTCACTGATTTGCTACAGTCAACCGCGCGGAGACTTGAGAACAACTCATCGCCATTCgttttcttctcttccttcCTTCCGTTTTCATCGCTTTTAGGAATCATTGAAATCGTGATATTCGATTCAATTATCCGTTTCCTATTTCTCAATtctcaattttgattttcccTCTCTTTGTTTTCCAAAACAACCACTCCATTTGTAAGCTCCAATTCTAAACCCTAAAATATTGAGGCGTAGTTAATGCATGGTTCCAAAATGTGCATTGACAAGGATACGTACACGCATCTCATAACCCTGATAATGAAGtttcttgaagaagaaaatttcaaagaaagTCTCCAAGCGTACGGTGACGTTTCAATTTTggttctttatatttttcgAATTCCTATTTGTAGAAATTGTTCTGTTGTGTGGTTTATTGATTGAAGTTTTTGATGTAGATTGGAGCAAGAGTCGAAGATTTTCTTCAACGTGCATCGTTTTGGGGAAATTGTTATGAATGGTGAATGGGAAAAGGCGGAGAAGTATCTTTCAGCATTTACGAAACTGGATGATAGTAATcattcaaagaaaatgttcTTCGAGCTGCGCAAGCATAAGTACTGTGAAGCTTTATGCAGGTATAAGCTTTAAAAATGTTGGTTTAAGACTTGCCTACAGTCATTATGTGATGTGAGCGTTcgcattttcttaaaattcatACCGTCAAACTTTTGTGTAAATGAGTGTTATGGTCATGGGCTGTTCTCAATCCTATAGCATGTTTGGTTTCAAGGAATGGGAGGAgagaaaaggagaaagaaatgaaggaaaaaggagaaattttatgttcaatcaaataataaaaatgagattaattctcttttttattcaattttttttcctcatttttttgtgtttcCATTCCTCTCATCTCCCACTATTTTTCCAACTAAACGTGGACTATAAGTTAGctgccttctttttttttttcattcctctcctctcttattattttttccaactAAATATGAGTTAAAAGTTAGCCGCCTTGGGTCATGACCCtttttttcattgattttctcttcttttctttactttctATCCCTCTCCTCTCCTACTATTTTTTCCAACCAAACATGAGCTAAAAGTTAGCTGccttctttttccttattcctCTCCTACCATTTCTTCCAACCAAATATGGACTAAAAGTAAACACCGGTTCTACCTGTGTTAAGTGGTCATGGCTTCTCTCAACTTCAAAAGTTAGCTCAAGGGATGAGGCTTTTCCTCACACTCAGAAACTCATTATTAGTCATTTCCACAACCGATGTGGGATAACCCTAATAAAAGAGTttctaaaagacaaaaatgtATTCAATTCTTGACATAAATAGTTTCAGCGATAATCCTTGGAGTTCATGatcattttgtcttttagcAATATTTTACGTCAAGAATTGTTGGTTTGCATTTTCAGAACGTGCAGATGTTTGCGCATGAGAATTCTTATATGTAGGAAGATGATAATGGGTATTTGATAAACATAACTGGTTTTTAGTTAAAAGTTATTCATTATCATATCTAGAGATTATTTCCAGTAAACAGTTGTGAGACATAATCAGTTTGCTGCCGAACAAACAGAGCCATAAATTAGGTAGTTTCAGATCTAGACAGGGTCTGTGTGgtaacaaagaagaagaaaagatgaTTGAATgcaatcttattttaatattctccTGCcttaatattgaaattatcaGTGCAGTGAGGATTTGAATGTTTATCCAGTGTCATCATCAACGCATTGTAATGAgaactaaaagaaaatacagaAAATGAGATTCCAAAGTGTATTTCCTATGCTGTTAGAGCAGCCTAGCCATggtgttttgtttttgtttccgTATTGTGTTTGCAGGCATGAACGTACAGAGGCTGATAGCATCTTCAGGAAGGATCTGAAAGTGTTCTCTGTTTCTCAAAATAGAATCGATTGTGAATTAGCTGAGCTTTTGGCATTAAAGGATTTAAGGCATGGCTAAAGATTCTTGGAAATTGTTACATATGAAACACatatttcaatttctcaaACTTTAAGGAAACTACATGCGCAGGGAAAATGAACAATTATCCGGGTATACAAATGCCACATCTTCAAGGGCCAAATTGATTGATAGTCTCAAATTATTGGTCAAGGAAAATCGAATATTGCAAGATAAACTCATCTTTCCCTGTGTAAATAATTCAGCTCTCTCTTCACTCATCAAACTCATTTGCCCTAGTtttgaaaaggaaacaaaGGTAAATGGATATTGCTCCATTCATTTTCTTCTGTTCTGCTTTAGTTTGATTTCATTGTTCCCAAAATGTGTTCCATCCATGTCTTTCTCTTGTACTTAATTTTGAAGTATCTGATATACAAAGGTTTATTTGCAGGAAGAACTAATTTACTTGATACATCAGTTTCTTAATGAAGAAGAATTCAAGGAGACCCTTCATAAGTACATTTTGCTATCcgattctttgatttttttggtCTCTTCAATCattcttcaattaattttagcTTCTCTTGGTGAAGATTGGAGCAAGAAACTAGGGTCTTCTTcgacataaattattttagggAGTATATAACTAGTGGAGAATGGGATAATGCAGAGAAATACCTCTCAGCATTCACCAACATGAACGATAATACGTACTCTGCAAAAATGTTTTCCCAGATTCAAAGGCAGAAGTATCTTGAAGCTGTAGACAGGTAGGCTTTAAACTTGTTAAGACGTGTTTAATACAATTGTTGGGCCTCTCCCTATCAGCTTAAGCCTTAAGCTGTTGGGTCAAGTGGTTCACTAACAAGACTTAAATAATTAAGCTTCCTGTTTCACTGAATTGCTGAGAgagatttttttcatttccctTGTTTTCTCCAAAAATTTTAAGGTAGGTTTTTATTCCAAGTTCATGTTCATTAGAGGGAATAATATTTTCCTCCCTGAGAAAAACATCCCTAATTTAGCTAGCCTTGTACAGTTAATTAAAGATGCTGATTGTGGAGAATTTGTTTGCCACAGCCACTACAAAATTGAGATGAtatatttctttccttttctttcttttttctttaattatactTCATTTGGTACCAATAAAGATTTATAATGTAAGATCATGTCTGGGGCGGCATAGCTGAGGGAATGACTGTGTTGAACATCTAAACAGTTCTTGGAAGGATCTTTTGAAGGTCTTCTTGGCTTTTGATGTTTAGATTTTCAAAGAATCAGCTTAGGTTTTTGCTTTGAAGAACTTTAGACATGAACAAATATCTGGCAGtctctttttcaattatatggTATTTTCTGAATTACCTAGATTCTAATAAAGTTTTACCTATAGGCAACAGAAGCTTCCATCTGATTTTGCTGAAAGGGCTCATTTGTTTGATGATTTTAAAGTGCTAGTGGAGAGAAATCCTATGTTGCAAGACAAACTCAAATTTCCCAGTATGGATAAATCAAGACTCTTGAGCTTAATTAAGCAGATGTGAGTCAAGCAATTTTCTTATCTGTTAATGCTAACGGTGAGCTTGGATATTTGATCAATTGCTCTGCTCTTTGTGCCACAGTATGGATTGGTGGGTTCCTTATTGCATCAATGTGATGCCTAATGCAAATAATGAGACCATCTCACTGAAAGATTTTCCCACGGTATCAAACCTTAGATATGCTTCATCAATTCTTACTGATAAACCCAATCAAGAAGGCAGGCCCTTGGACGCATCTAGTGGTGATGATGTAAGTGCATATCCTTGCATGAACCTGAATTCAcgtaataattttctttgttaataaatccttattttatatttcaattatttttccagtCTAATGATAGCAGCTGCTTCAATGACAATAACCAGGTAAGTGTTGCAGAACTTGTTTCACTCACAAGGATCGCTATTATGTAAACCAAAGCTGAATAAGATTTGCGGAAGAGTTGCTTAATGAGtgatttctcttctttttcttttcagtcTAGAGAGAGCACTAGCTTGCCTGATGCAGATTCTGCAGTTTGTGCAAAATCGTTGGAAAAATCTGTTAATTTGAAGCTGCAACTGATCAATGAACCATCTGAATGCCGAACATTGTTGCTCCCTGATAATTCTTTTGGGGGAAGGGTATGGTTGTCTACTTTGTCGCTTTTCACTGTGTCCCTTAATTTAGTtgctatctttttttttttcttttttgcccaTTTTCTGTCTTGTGTCTCTTAAATCTGGTGCGTGACAACATGCATGCAGTTAATTACACATTCTTTGATTCCCTCGCCATTTCATTGCAGTTagtatttttcacttttgttgTGTTGAGTCTTTCTATTTCTCTGAGGGGAACaatatactatttttatttttcatggcCTCCTTCTCTAATGTTTCTCTTCCATCTGATATGAAGAAGCTCCATTTattatagaaaagaaaatatcactTTTAGAACAGTTAGATTCATTTGTCCAATTCATGCAGcacttttgcatctttcttcaTATAACAAATTCTCTTAGGctgattgatttaattttaatgaaaggTAAATGGGCTTGAACCACTTGGATATGACGATCCCACTTTTTAAgttcattttaaatatattacataacAGAAATGGTTCTGAAACTTGGTATCGCCTAACATAGAAATTATCCTTCAGAACTATTGAACTAACAATTCCTATGATGATCtatctttcatttatttgtttcctGATGCATGTTAGGTACTTGTATGGATATGGTTAAtgcttttactttttagaCTATAAGTACTTCATTGTATCAATTTAGGTTGTCCGGTTGATCTATTCACATTCTGGGGATTTCTTGGTGGCATTAACACAAACTGCTACACACAAACTCTGGAAATGGCAGAGTAATAAACAGTCTCTGGAGGAGGTTTGGCTTGCTAAACGAAAGTTCTTCATTTTAGTTTCTATGAATATTTCCTTGAAAGCTTGTTCATTTGGCAGGAGAATGTTAACATGGAACCGCAGTTATATCAACCTTCAAGCAAATTAGTAATGACCAATGATATAGCTGCAGATCCCAAAGATTCTATTTCATGCTTTGCATTGAGAGGTTCTCATCTTTTCTCAGCATCAGGAGGGAAAATCTCCATATTCAGTCTGGAGACATTTCaggtaaatgaaaaataaaccatGTATGTCTGCCCTTAACTGTGCAAAATTCACCACTTTTGTGGCACTATCTCTTATGtcttttgctttgttttgATGCAGACATTGGCAACATTCGCCAACCCACCACCCATAGCTACATATTTCATCTTACTTCCCCAAGATTTGTTTGCTTTTGGCTTTGATGACTCTTCAATCCTAGTTCATTGTCCCTGCACCAAAAAGGTCGTTATTTACCTGCACCAAAGTTTAGATTTTTAGATTTAAGAAACCAACCACTTTCCTTTTTACGCCCCCAGGTCCCTCCTATGTGGTGACATAGGGGTGTAAAAGGGGGATTCCATcaatttgagattgaggtCATTGCTATGCTTCGTGTGTCCAAAGACAAAAGCCAAGCTCAAGGGCCATCAAAATCGAATAACATGCCTAGCATATTCTCTCAGTTTGAACGTGCTTGTATCCTCCGGAGCTGATGCCCAGGTAACTAATGCATATTAGTATGTACATGTGTATCAATTGAAGCTGTTAAAAGGCACTATGTGAGGCAAATTTTTATTAGGCTTCAATAGGCATTTCAGCTGGTgggtatttatatatattcatcTTGATATCTgaaaagaaacttaaatatttgagattttttttcttttagatcaATTTACTTGAAGCTAATTTTTGCATGGCTgtcaaaaaatttgatcaagTGCTTGGAAGGTTTTCACCATACAAGATCTGTGATGGTCTTTTTTTAAACTCATATTAGAAAATGTTGTAGCCCTAATTTCAGGCCAATGGAAGATGCTTCAAATGTCCTTCCATTGCAATTCTCATTGATTCTGAACTTAATTTCGTTTTAGCAATCTTACAATTATCTGTGTTTATTTACAAGTGAGTGACATGGCAAGTTTATTGTCTTTCAGCTGTGTGTATGGGATGCAGTTGGATGGAAGAAACTATGCAGTAAGTTTTTGCATAGTTTTCAGACTGGTTTGGTGCCAGAAACCACTATTGTGAATCACATTCAGTTTCATCCAGATCAGATTCACCTACTTTCAATCCACGAAGGACAGATAGATGTGTATGAAGCACCCACACTAAATCACACTTCCCAGGTGCTATTAATATCTCACATTATGTTTGTACAAATAGTTGTGAAGTTTCAcagttttaagtttttttatgtTGCAGTTGGTGCCTGACAAAATGGATCTTCCAATCACATACGCCACATATTCTTGCGATGGTAAGTGTATATATGTTAGCTGCAAAAGCGGACACGTAAAAGTTTTTGATACTTCAACACTCGAGCTAAGGTGTCAGATTAATCTCACTGCCTATGCACAACCTGGAACTATCAGGTGAATAATCTTATAACAGattgatattattttctcCACTGCTTTCACGTGTTGATTACTGAATCTTTTGCACAGTTTGGAGCTCTATCCTCTTGTCATTGCTGCTCATCCGTTGGAACCCAATCGAATAGCGTTAGGGCTTACTAATGGTAGAGTCCATGTTATTGAGCCCCTAGAATCTGAAGTAGAATGGGGAAAACTACCTTTCACAGATAGCAGGGAGTTTAGTACTACTTTTGGTTCCACTGCTCTTGAATAGCTGTAATACCAGGTTTTGTTGCAGTTGACTGCTTGCATAGCCTTATGAACCGATCTTTTTGCATAGGAATTTGTGGACTTTAGAGATACAAGTATAAGTCTGGTGGGCTGGGGCCACTGAAATCTTATTGATTTTTTGGCAAACCTATTAAGAGCCATGCTATCTTCTACTGGGGGTATACATCatcttatttttgttgtttggttaTAGATCATTCAATGGCGCGCAAAGGAAAGGATGGgaactttcattttttgggATAGGGGGTccattgaatttaaaaattgtttcaacTCAAAAAGCAAACTGGTGTTGTATAAGTACAGCATGCAAGTGTCTTCTGCTTCTTTCACTATGATGTTATTTGCCCTATATCACTTTTACATGTTatgcaattcttttttttttttgggggggggagCTGAACTGTTTGTTAATGGATCCCGTCTCTCTGTTTCCTCAGTTCCTCGTCCCTTTTCTCTTTGCTTTATGGGCTATGTCGATGTTTTATTGGGATTTCTACCTAGAGCATTGAACTAACAGGTTGATGGACAATTTGCAAATTGTAGAGGTATTTGTACACAAAACGTCAGTTTCAAGCAACTAGCAAGCGTTTGATATGACTCTGGCTTGGGTGATTTCCATTGTCTATTTTCATATTGTCATAAACTGATTAACTGAAGAAGAGTAATGGTAAAATTTTAACCACAATTGATTTGGTCTTATTGCAGAGCCAGTACtactttgaatttgaaattcagTTGGGGTAGTCAGTACTCAGTACTAGGGTGGGTATCTTTGTCTCATTTTCTAGCAATATTTATGGTTAGTATTGAATTGGTCcagagaaataataattatttactgaatcccaaaaataaaaggaaacgATCGTATATGGGTTGCAAATAGAATCTTTTTGAAGATCTAGATCAAATTGGCTTGAATTTTGACGTTCATGTTTGTCAGCCATCCAGGTAACGTATGACCAAGTAAGCATACTTTAATCAACTGTTAAAGGATTATAGATGCTTTAGATGGGTCAACCTGATTCAACTGGATCTCTTTCTCTGTGGCTGTATGTGGGTAAGAGATAGCCAGATGGGACAAAACGTCGTTATTTCGAGCCGTTGACCCTCAAAGTTTGGTCTATTATGCTAGTGGACCTCCAACCTTCTAAAACTAAACACACATACCCTTACAGTTGCGATTGATGAAGTCAATGCTGCGTATCTTGCTGATTCTGAAAAACCGATCTCATCATCAATAGTTAAACTATTGACAGAACGTTCACCGTCCTTGAATAAACGAAAAATGCAAATGTATCATGTATGGGACTTGTGTGTCCATTTGTAAAACTTTGGGGATCAAACGTGAATTAGGGAAAACGTTATGGGTACGAGACTATtatgagtaattttttttttcggagaacaaataaaaatgtaaacgGCTAAAATAGCATGATTGGTTTTTGGCGCGCAATGGAACGGTCAACAAACGAAAAGTCGTTGGCATGGCTCTATTTTGTCTTTATTAGATTGGACTCACTCATCGCTTTCaattttagatattattttGAAGATCAGAGCCAAGAAAGACCTAAAGggaattgatatttttatcggcgaaaattttatcttatggatttgttttcttgttgttCTTACGTTAGCCAAGAATCTTTATATTTGGGTTTAATCttattattctaaatattttagcCCGCCTATTTCTTCCCTCTTACTCGTGTCTGATCAATTGTCTTTTGCAGCCGCATGCACAACAATGGAACTCTTAAGGCCCTCTTTGCTGCTAACTGTATCACTATCTCTGCTTCAGCTTGTTTCTGCACAAACAAGCACTGACTCAGCTGAAGGTTTCTCTTTATGTCATATTTGTTCTGATAATAGTATTCTGAATCCTATTTGTTTCCTAATTCTTATGAACTTTTAATTGTTCAGTGGATGCCCTTAACAAGCTGATCGATTACTGGAACTTAAGAAGCAAAATCAATCTTACTACAATTGACCCTTGTACACGGAATGCCTCATGGGCATCTGAAAATGCGAATCCTCGTGTTGCTTGTGACTGCACCAGCAATTCCTGCCACATCACTCACTTGTTAGTTCATCATCGTagtgtttttcatttcttactTTGGAGTAACTTGGTGCCTGTGCTGgtctaattttatatttacacaTGGTTCAGAAAGATTTATGCTTTGGACATCATGGGCGAGTTACCAAGCGAGCTTTTTATGCTAAGGAAGCTAATGGACTTGTAAGAGATCGAATTGtctaattcttttcttttaattctagtttcctttgttttttaattttgattgacGATCATGAATTGCGATGCAGGAATCTGGGTCAAAACGTACTAAATGGAAGCATTCCAGCTGAAATTGGGCAGCTATCAAATATGCAATATCTGTAATGCCAACAAACTTGCACGATGCTTTGATTATAGAgatttcaaattcttgaattaatgcatttaaaattttttccatGTTGAGTTATTcacaataacttttttttttcttctctataTTTGAGCAATTGAACAGTAGCCTGGGCATAAACAATTTCACTGGTCGAGTGCCTACAGAACTCGGAAATCTAACCAAGTTGATTAGCCTGTTAAGTGCATATCTTCAAGTTTTTTATGTACTTCTGTTCATAAAGTCGTGAACTTCGTTTTTTGTAACAAATACTAATTTTCTTTAGCTTCCTCTGTGTTACAGAAGCTTTAGCTCAAACAATTTCTTTGGACCATTGCCCAAGGAGCTTGGAAAGTTAACATCCTTGCAGCAGCTGTAAGTTGTGTCATCCGAAATGAAAATTGGGTTTCCTTAATTTTCCTGGAAACTACGCTAGGAAATCCTTAAAATCTGATCAGTTATTGGATTCTTCTTTCAGGTATATCGATAGCAGTGGAGTGACAGGATCTATTCCCCAGGAATTTGCAAATCTGAAATCCCTACGAATTCTGTAATTCTGTAGAGATTTTTGAACAATATTTCCGGAACTCATATTTTTTGATGTTATAAGTTAGTAAATGGCAAACTTACTAT encodes:
- the LOC102624793 gene encoding topless-related protein 1 isoform X1 codes for the protein MHGSKMCIDKDTYTHLITLIMKFLEEENFKESLQALEQESKIFFNVHRFGEIVMNGEWEKAEKYLSAFTKLDDSNHSKKMFFELRKHKYCEALCRHERTEADSIFRKDLKVFSVSQNRIDCELAELLALKDLRENEQLSGYTNATSSRAKLIDSLKLLVKENRILQDKLIFPCVNNSALSSLIKLICPSFEKETKEELIYLIHQFLNEEEFKETLHKLEQETRVFFDINYFREYITSGEWDNAEKYLSAFTNMNDNTYSAKMFSQIQRQKYLEAVDRQQKLPSDFAERAHLFDDFKVLVERNPMLQDKLKFPSMDKSRLLSLIKQIMDWWVPYCINVMPNANNETISLKDFPTVSNLRYASSILTDKPNQEGRPLDASSGDDSNDSSCFNDNNQSRESTSLPDADSAVCAKSLEKSVNLKLQLINEPSECRTLLLPDNSFGGRVVRLIYSHSGDFLVALTQTATHKLWKWQSNKQSLEEENVNMEPQLYQPSSKLVMTNDIAADPKDSISCFALRGSHLFSASGGKISIFSLETFQTLATFANPPPIATYFILLPQDLFAFGFDDSSILVHCPCTKKTKAKLKGHQNRITCLAYSLSLNVLVSSGADAQLCVWDAVGWKKLCSKFLHSFQTGLVPETTIVNHIQFHPDQIHLLSIHEGQIDVYEAPTLNHTSQLVPDKMDLPITYATYSCDGKCIYVSCKSGHVKVFDTSTLELRCQINLTAYAQPGTISLELYPLVIAAHPLEPNRIALGLTNGRVHVIEPLESEVEWGKLPFTDSREFSTTFGSTALE
- the LOC102624793 gene encoding topless-related protein 1 isoform X4, producing MHGSKMCIDKDTYTHLITLIMKFLEEENFKESLQALEQESKIFFNVHRFGEIVMNGEWEKAEKYLSAFTKLDDSNHSKKMFFELRKHKYCEALCRHERTEADSIFRKDLKVFSVSQNRIDCELAELLALKDLRENEQLSGYTNATSSRAKLIDSLKLLVKENRILQDKLIFPCVNNSALSSLIKLICPSFEKETKEELIYLIHQFLNEEEFKETLHKQQKLPSDFAERAHLFDDFKVLVERNPMLQDKLKFPSMDKSRLLSLIKQIMDWWVPYCINVMPNANNETISLKDFPTVSNLRYASSILTDKPNQEGRPLDASSGDDSNDSSCFNDNNQSRESTSLPDADSAVCAKSLEKSVNLKLQLINEPSECRTLLLPDNSFGGRVVRLIYSHSGDFLVALTQTATHKLWKWQSNKQSLEEENVNMEPQLYQPSSKLVMTNDIAADPKDSISCFALRGSHLFSASGGKISIFSLETFQTLATFANPPPIATYFILLPQDLFAFGFDDSSILVHCPCTKKTKAKLKGHQNRITCLAYSLSLNVLVSSGADAQLCVWDAVGWKKLCSKFLHSFQTGLVPETTIVNHIQFHPDQIHLLSIHEGQIDVYEAPTLNHTSQLVPDKMDLPITYATYSCDGKCIYVSCKSGHVKVFDTSTLELRCQINLTAYAQPGTISLELYPLVIAAHPLEPNRIALGLTNGRVHVIEPLESEVEWGKLPFTDSREFSTTFGSTALE
- the LOC102624793 gene encoding topless-related protein 1 isoform X2, whose amino-acid sequence is MHGSKMCIDKDTYTHLITLIMKFLEEENFKESLQALEQESKIFFNVHRFGEIVMNGEWEKAEKYLSAFTKLDDSNHSKKMFFELRKHKYCEALCRENEQLSGYTNATSSRAKLIDSLKLLVKENRILQDKLIFPCVNNSALSSLIKLICPSFEKETKEELIYLIHQFLNEEEFKETLHKLEQETRVFFDINYFREYITSGEWDNAEKYLSAFTNMNDNTYSAKMFSQIQRQKYLEAVDRQQKLPSDFAERAHLFDDFKVLVERNPMLQDKLKFPSMDKSRLLSLIKQIMDWWVPYCINVMPNANNETISLKDFPTVSNLRYASSILTDKPNQEGRPLDASSGDDSNDSSCFNDNNQSRESTSLPDADSAVCAKSLEKSVNLKLQLINEPSECRTLLLPDNSFGGRVVRLIYSHSGDFLVALTQTATHKLWKWQSNKQSLEEENVNMEPQLYQPSSKLVMTNDIAADPKDSISCFALRGSHLFSASGGKISIFSLETFQTLATFANPPPIATYFILLPQDLFAFGFDDSSILVHCPCTKKTKAKLKGHQNRITCLAYSLSLNVLVSSGADAQLCVWDAVGWKKLCSKFLHSFQTGLVPETTIVNHIQFHPDQIHLLSIHEGQIDVYEAPTLNHTSQLVPDKMDLPITYATYSCDGKCIYVSCKSGHVKVFDTSTLELRCQINLTAYAQPGTISLELYPLVIAAHPLEPNRIALGLTNGRVHVIEPLESEVEWGKLPFTDSREFSTTFGSTALE
- the LOC102624793 gene encoding topless-related protein 1 isoform X3 yields the protein MNGEWEKAEKYLSAFTKLDDSNHSKKMFFELRKHKYCEALCRHERTEADSIFRKDLKVFSVSQNRIDCELAELLALKDLRENEQLSGYTNATSSRAKLIDSLKLLVKENRILQDKLIFPCVNNSALSSLIKLICPSFEKETKEELIYLIHQFLNEEEFKETLHKLEQETRVFFDINYFREYITSGEWDNAEKYLSAFTNMNDNTYSAKMFSQIQRQKYLEAVDRQQKLPSDFAERAHLFDDFKVLVERNPMLQDKLKFPSMDKSRLLSLIKQIMDWWVPYCINVMPNANNETISLKDFPTVSNLRYASSILTDKPNQEGRPLDASSGDDSNDSSCFNDNNQSRESTSLPDADSAVCAKSLEKSVNLKLQLINEPSECRTLLLPDNSFGGRVVRLIYSHSGDFLVALTQTATHKLWKWQSNKQSLEEENVNMEPQLYQPSSKLVMTNDIAADPKDSISCFALRGSHLFSASGGKISIFSLETFQTLATFANPPPIATYFILLPQDLFAFGFDDSSILVHCPCTKKTKAKLKGHQNRITCLAYSLSLNVLVSSGADAQLCVWDAVGWKKLCSKFLHSFQTGLVPETTIVNHIQFHPDQIHLLSIHEGQIDVYEAPTLNHTSQLVPDKMDLPITYATYSCDGKCIYVSCKSGHVKVFDTSTLELRCQINLTAYAQPGTISLELYPLVIAAHPLEPNRIALGLTNGRVHVIEPLESEVEWGKLPFTDSREFSTTFGSTALE